The Methanosarcina barkeri str. Wiesmoor DNA segment GACAGCTGCATAAAGTAGAATTGAAAGGTTTTGAGAACTGAAAATTCATTACCTTTTCTCATCTCATATATTTCACCTTATTATCAGTACATATTGAAACCATACTTATACTTGAACATAATAGGTATTTTTTTAAAACCAGGAGAATAAAAATGAAAATTTTGCTTATCGGCGGAGGCGGAAGGGAACACGCAATCGCCGAAGGAATCAAGAAAAGCAAGCATAATCCCTCTCTTTATGCGTTAATGGCGAAAAAAAATCCCGGAATTGCTGCCCTTTGTGAGGATTTTCTCCTTGAGAAGGAAACCGAAGTTGAAAAAGTTGTTGAATACGCAAAAGCCAGAAACATCGAAATGGCTTTTGTAGGGCCTGAAGCCCCTCTTGCAGCAGGAGTTGCAGATGCCCTATGGGAAGCCGGAATTCCGGTTGTAGGGCCTAAAAAATCCTGTGCAATTATAGAGTTTGACAAAGCCTGGGCAAGAAATTTCATGAAAAAATATGGAATCGAAGGCTGCCCTGAATATGAAGTTTTCACAGAGGAAAAACCTGCGCACGATTTTATAGAAAAACTGGGCGATGTGGCAGTCAAGCCTTCAGGTCTTACAGGAGGTAAAGGCGTAAAAGTTATGGGAGACCAGCTCCCTGACCTCAAGGCCGCCAAAGCTTACACAAGTGAGCTGCTTGAAAAAGGGTCTGTAGTTATCGAGGAACGCTTTATAGGAGAGGAATTTACACTTCAGGCCTTTGTGGATGGAAAAAGCCTTGTTTTCTTCCCTGCCGTGCAGGACCACAAGAGAGCCTATGAAGGAGATCTCGGACCCAATACTGGTGGTATGGGTTCATATACTGATGCCGGAGAAATCCTGCCTTTTATGCTCCCTGAAGACCTTGAGAAGGCAAAGAAGATTATGCAGGATACCGTAAAGGCTCTTTCTGAGGAAACCGGGATCGGTTATCAGGGTATTCTCTATGGGCAGTTCATTCTTACAGCCAGCGGGCCCAAGGTCGTAGAATTCAATGCTCGATTCGGTGATCCTGAAGCCATGAACGTGATATCTCTTCTTGAAACAGACTTTGTGGATATCATGTCTGCAGTGGTTAAAGGAACCCTTGGAAATTTGCCTGTAAGCTTTAGCAAGAAGGCAACTGTCTGTAAATATGCAGTTCCTGCTGGCTATCCTGAAAATCCTGAAAAAGACAGCGAGGTAACTGTAGAAGACATAGGGGATGCGTCCATTTATTATGCCAGTGTCTACGAAAAAGAAGGAAAAGTTTACACAACCAGCTCCCGCGCAATTGCAGTTATTGGAATTGCTGAAACTATAGCTGCAGCCGAAAAAATTGCCCAGAATGCCCTTGAAAATCTCCATGGCAAGCTATTTTTCCGGAAAGACATTGGGACTGCCGCTCTTATCCAGAAGAGAATTGACCATATGAAAGAACTTAGAGGCTAACTGCTGAAAATAAGGCTAACTGCCACAAATAAGACTAACTGCTGAAAATAAGGCTAATTGCTGAAAATAAGGCTAATTGCTGAAAATAAGGCTAATTGCTGAAAATAAGGCTAATTGCTGAAAATAAGGCTAACTGCCTGAAATGTCCTGCAAAAGTACGGCGTGCAAATAAGTACTATGCAGTAGTATAAACTAAAATTCAACCAGAATGAAGTAAGTTCGGTTAAAAAAGAGAAACTCAGCTTGAATGAAGTAAATTCAGCTTGAATGAAGTAAATTCAGCTTGAATGAAGCAAATTCAGCTAGAGTAAGTCGGGGTTGAAGTGATGAAGAAGGATGTACTTTCGATAACTGACCTGTCCAAAGAAGAGATTTATGAACTCCTCGAATCGGCCATGGACCTGAAAGAAAAACGCAAAGCTGGAGAACCTACAGAGTACCTGAAAAACAAAAGCCTGGGGATGATTTTTGAGAAAGCTTCCACAAGAACCAGGGTTTCCTTTGAGGTTGCAATGACCGATTTCGGTGGACATTCCCTTTACCTGAATTCCAGAGATATTCAGATAGGTAGAGGCGAAACTATTGAGGACACTGCCAGAACTCTCTCAGGTTACCTTCACGGAATCATGGCCAGAGTTATGAGCCACGAGACCGTAGAGAAATTGGCCAAATACTCAACCATACCCGTGATTAATGCGCTTTCGGACCGGGAGCACCCCTGTCAGATCCTTGGTGACTTCATGACCATAATGGAGTACAAGGACAAATTCGAAGACCTGAAGTTCGCCTGGGTAGGAGACGGAAACAACGTCTGTAATTCAGCCCTGCTAGGCTCGGCGATTGTGGGGATGGAATTCGCAGTTGCCTGCCCGAAAGGATACGAACCTAAACCCGAGTTTCTTGAAAAGGCAAAATCCCTCGGAGGCAAGTTTACAGTCACGGATGACCCGAAGGTTGCTGTAAAAGATGCGGATATCATTTATACGGATGTCTGGGTCTCCATGGGTGATGAAGCCGAGCAGGAGAAACGCCTGAAGGAATTTGCCACGTTCCAGGTCAATACCGAACTCCTTGGAGTTGCAAAACCGGACGTAATAGTTATGCACTGCCTGCCAGCCCGTAGAGGTCTTGAGATTACGGATGAAGTTATGGACGGCCCGAATTCCGTAATTTTTGAAGAGGCTGAAAACCGCCTACATGCGCAAAAAGCTCTTATCCTGAAATTGATGAAATGAATATTTCATCAATTTCAATCTACTTTATATACATTATAAATACTCCAGGATTTTCGGTTTATGTGGTTTTAAGTCGGAGTTAAAACTTGCTTAAACCTTGTTTTCTAAAAGGAAATAATTATAGGAGTTCAGGCGGATTTCGTCCTCCGAACGGGCTTTCAAGGAAAAAGTATAAGAACAAAGAGCACTACTATTGCTCCTGCAACATAAGCTACATCGTGCGAGAGTTGCCCAGCCAGGTCAAAGGCGCCAGGTTCAGAGCCTGGTTTCGTAGGAATTCGTGCGTTCGAATCGCACCTCTCGCACTAAACTTTTTTATGCAGATTATTATTCTCATTTCATTAAAAACCTTTTCTCAGTTACCTTAAGAAAACCTTGCACCTTATGGAAACTTGAATGCTAAAGATTTGTAAAATGCTCAAAGGGATTAGTGATCTGTTTTCCGCAGATATCTTCAAAAAATAACATTTTTCTTGTTATCGTTTTTGGAGAAGTATTCGAAAATATGCAGTTATTGTCTCAACTGAAGCGTCGTAAATCTGTGCTGGAAATTTTCAATGAAGGCAAAAGGTCGAAAATTGTAGGAGCTTCAAAAACACATGTTTGAGCAACCAAGGCAGTTTTTAGAAAAAACGATAGCAGAAAAAATTATGAAAATTGAGAGAACATCTGAGGAAAGTGGGCAGGATAAAAAATGGTAGTAATTCGTGATAACTACATAATATACACATCAGATGAAACTAATAAATACCTAAGTACTTTGAAAAAAGTAAAGTTAAAGTTCGTATTCACACTAAAACATGCATCATAGTTAAATATTATTGAAAGTTTCTTCGGTAAAATGACTAGAAACTTTTTAAGGGCAATTAGAGTGGAATCATTAGAGGAATTGAAAAGCAGGATTGATCAATATATAAATTTACTTAACGAAAAATCTGTAATATTTATGTGGAAGTATAAAGTTGAAGAAAAAGATAAGATTCCAGGTGGAATTATGATGTAAAAATATGCAAATACCTTGGAATCGATACACTAGTTCATTAACTGCCCTTAACTCTGATCAATCTGTTCTGCAGAATCCCATTCTTTAAATGTGTTACATATCTCTGGGGCATACTCGTTGTACAGGTAGTGTGATCCATTGAGCACTATCAGTTTGTTTTTCCCATTGTTGCCGAACTGCTCTACGTGTTTCTCTTTCCAACCTGATGTTGTTTCCACATTTTCTGAGGATATAAAAAAGAGGACAGGGACATTATCTGGGAATTTCATACCTGAGAGCTTGTTGCAATTTTCTTCCAACATTTCCATTTCGTTCATAGCGTTCTGAGATAGCAATCTGTTCAGGTACATCTTTCGCAGAAGTTCCTGTTCTTCCTCTGAACGCTGATACCCAGATGCCTCAGGTATTATACTTGAAGGATCAATTACTGAGAGAAGTCTGATTATTCCAAGCTTATTCAATGTACGAAGCGTATTTCCATAACTTAGACTTTCCTGCATGGATG contains these protein-coding regions:
- the argF gene encoding ornithine carbamoyltransferase; this translates as MKKDVLSITDLSKEEIYELLESAMDLKEKRKAGEPTEYLKNKSLGMIFEKASTRTRVSFEVAMTDFGGHSLYLNSRDIQIGRGETIEDTARTLSGYLHGIMARVMSHETVEKLAKYSTIPVINALSDREHPCQILGDFMTIMEYKDKFEDLKFAWVGDGNNVCNSALLGSAIVGMEFAVACPKGYEPKPEFLEKAKSLGGKFTVTDDPKVAVKDADIIYTDVWVSMGDEAEQEKRLKEFATFQVNTELLGVAKPDVIVMHCLPARRGLEITDEVMDGPNSVIFEEAENRLHAQKALILKLMK
- the purD gene encoding phosphoribosylamine--glycine ligase, with product MKILLIGGGGREHAIAEGIKKSKHNPSLYALMAKKNPGIAALCEDFLLEKETEVEKVVEYAKARNIEMAFVGPEAPLAAGVADALWEAGIPVVGPKKSCAIIEFDKAWARNFMKKYGIEGCPEYEVFTEEKPAHDFIEKLGDVAVKPSGLTGGKGVKVMGDQLPDLKAAKAYTSELLEKGSVVIEERFIGEEFTLQAFVDGKSLVFFPAVQDHKRAYEGDLGPNTGGMGSYTDAGEILPFMLPEDLEKAKKIMQDTVKALSEETGIGYQGILYGQFILTASGPKVVEFNARFGDPEAMNVISLLETDFVDIMSAVVKGTLGNLPVSFSKKATVCKYAVPAGYPENPEKDSEVTVEDIGDASIYYASVYEKEGKVYTTSSRAIAVIGIAETIAAAEKIAQNALENLHGKLFFRKDIGTAALIQKRIDHMKELRG